Proteins encoded together in one Bacteroides zoogleoformans window:
- a CDS encoding sensor histidine kinase: MDLNLADIEEEVLDFIIGEVQAEVRILTVADDRLYIYKEKTFVPDELDFQTTTILIHPEDAPGYVQMFNDISTGKVDKNRKTFRARSGDGTYRHYRIQCMRHADQQGETDYILFTRCDVTAHIMQSEKHTELVHYTNQAHLINQNCGITFWRYNPYTRIFHNIDPYLDEYEPDMSAEQLLQFTHPDDKETVSKYLERSESLCTEMQQFHCSCAWENGMDYHYYKFIQIPFLDGKGKLLEYGIARIDETQKAETDRMLRISQRVGRIGSWSIDYQMDKCFCSEELQKLLEMDEYTPGFSIRNYVHEDDKDEYDRIIAENKEKGTDYSFIMRFNTAAGRIKWMEFQAIAIKNIEDKTVGYYGTLTDVTDIYLARLKAEESDRLKTAFLANMSHEIRTPLNAIVGFSDILATEEISPEDKKAFGNIIRSNNEQLLTLINDILDLSNLESGSVKFVKTSFDVEELMNEIYASYHPKFKDLPVKFVYIPKGKHITMCQDRQRLTTVLTNFVNNAIKYTDKGSITIGYQEEDEGVKFTVTDTGTGIPSDMLDKIFNRFEKLGSLVKGTGLGLSICKTLADRMHGTIGVESVPGEGSTFWFRLGLK; the protein is encoded by the coding sequence ATGGATTTGAATCTTGCGGATATAGAAGAAGAGGTGCTCGACTTTATCATTGGAGAGGTACAAGCCGAGGTTCGCATTCTAACAGTGGCTGATGACCGGTTGTACATCTACAAAGAAAAAACGTTCGTTCCCGACGAGTTGGATTTTCAAACAACTACCATACTTATACATCCGGAAGACGCCCCCGGCTACGTGCAAATGTTCAATGATATTTCAACGGGCAAGGTAGATAAAAACAGGAAAACTTTCAGAGCAAGAAGCGGTGACGGGACTTATCGCCATTATCGCATTCAGTGCATGCGCCACGCAGACCAACAGGGCGAAACGGACTACATCCTTTTCACCCGATGCGATGTCACCGCTCATATAATGCAGTCCGAGAAGCATACGGAACTGGTTCATTATACCAATCAAGCCCATCTGATAAACCAAAACTGCGGCATTACCTTCTGGCGCTACAATCCATACACACGTATCTTCCACAACATCGATCCTTACCTCGATGAATACGAACCGGACATGAGTGCCGAGCAATTATTGCAATTCACCCATCCCGATGACAAAGAGACGGTAAGCAAATACCTTGAACGTAGCGAATCACTTTGCACGGAGATGCAACAGTTTCATTGCAGCTGTGCATGGGAGAACGGCATGGACTATCACTATTACAAGTTCATTCAGATCCCCTTCCTTGACGGAAAAGGGAAACTATTGGAATACGGCATTGCCCGCATAGACGAAACCCAAAAGGCAGAAACCGACCGGATGCTGCGCATCTCGCAGAGAGTGGGCAGAATAGGCTCGTGGAGCATAGATTACCAGATGGACAAATGTTTCTGCTCCGAAGAATTGCAAAAGCTGTTGGAGATGGATGAATACACTCCGGGCTTCAGCATCCGCAACTACGTGCACGAAGACGATAAAGACGAGTACGACCGCATCATAGCCGAAAACAAGGAAAAAGGAACCGATTACTCTTTCATCATGCGATTTAACACCGCGGCCGGCCGGATAAAATGGATGGAGTTTCAAGCCATAGCTATCAAAAACATCGAAGACAAGACTGTGGGCTATTACGGCACACTGACCGACGTGACCGACATCTACCTCGCTCGTCTGAAAGCTGAAGAGAGCGACCGCCTGAAGACGGCTTTCCTCGCCAACATGAGCCATGAGATACGCACACCGCTCAATGCCATTGTAGGGTTCAGCGACATACTGGCCACAGAAGAGATAAGCCCGGAAGATAAAAAGGCTTTTGGAAATATAATCCGGTCGAACAACGAACAATTACTCACGCTAATCAATGATATTCTCGACCTCAGCAACTTGGAGTCGGGCAGTGTGAAGTTCGTAAAGACTTCGTTCGATGTGGAAGAACTGATGAATGAAATCTACGCTTCCTATCACCCCAAGTTTAAAGATCTACCTGTCAAATTCGTTTATATACCGAAAGGCAAACATATCACGATGTGTCAAGACCGCCAGCGCCTGACAACCGTATTGACGAACTTCGTGAACAATGCCATCAAATACACGGACAAAGGCTCCATCACTATCGGCTATCAGGAAGAAGACGAAGGAGTGAAGTTTACGGTAACCGATACCGGAACGGGCATACCGAGCGACATGTTGGACAAGATTTTCAACCGATTCGAGAAATTAGGCTCTTTGGTGAAAGGCACGGGCCTGGGCCTGAGCATTTGCAAGACACTTGCCGACCGCATGCACGGAACGATAGGCGTAGAGTCTGTTCCCGGTGAAGGCAGTACTTTCTGGTTCCGGCTG